A section of the Deinococcus taeanensis genome encodes:
- a CDS encoding nucleotidyltransferase family protein: MPLPPADLTALTRALTLAPDALTDDLLPAVRRAGLGGAVRARLPHGHPWRAALRADALALALRHQQIRSELRPLLTAWAEQGIPALLFKGFALSEFMYGTRGERFYGDVDLLLPPDPSVVQRAVQIAADLGWRNDGQHLTPAHWRHESAHLFSPAGAARVDVHRWLVSPLFVGRARAAHLTAGLWQRSRTVDWDGVRVLRPDPRDELLLTLMISRCWGGDLGGLKPADSLDLARLRQASGCTAAELDAHAFRLGARHTWRAFQVLCDPHHLEVRVEHTRPVLRRAAGADRVRVHPGPLNRFKRVAQVLPHLPAAFADALWAVWTVRRGGDPRTHLRRATPPGVPRPLGPPQQDPVLAARRVVTRLLHPRQYRNGVCVPLAYATYRGLRRAGHPAVFVSGVARSPGGPVGHAWVEDHLGPMDLYGQPFNRQTFRVLFQYPDAPRAAP, from the coding sequence CACGGACGATCTGCTGCCAGCGGTGCGGCGTGCCGGGCTGGGCGGCGCGGTGCGCGCCCGGCTGCCGCACGGGCACCCGTGGCGCGCTGCGCTGCGCGCAGACGCGCTGGCGCTTGCCCTGCGGCATCAGCAGATCCGCTCGGAGCTCCGGCCCCTCCTGACCGCCTGGGCCGAGCAGGGCATCCCTGCCCTGCTGTTCAAGGGTTTCGCGCTGAGCGAGTTCATGTACGGCACCCGTGGAGAACGCTTCTACGGCGACGTGGACCTGCTGCTCCCCCCAGACCCCAGCGTGGTGCAGCGCGCCGTTCAGATCGCCGCGGACCTGGGCTGGCGTAACGACGGCCAGCACCTGACCCCGGCACACTGGCGGCATGAAAGCGCGCACCTGTTCAGCCCGGCCGGCGCGGCGCGGGTCGACGTTCACCGCTGGCTGGTCAGTCCGCTGTTCGTGGGCCGCGCGCGCGCCGCGCACCTCACCGCCGGCCTGTGGCAGCGTTCGCGCACGGTGGACTGGGACGGCGTCCGTGTGCTGCGCCCCGATCCCCGCGATGAGTTGCTGCTGACCCTGATGATCTCCCGCTGCTGGGGAGGAGATCTGGGGGGCCTGAAACCGGCAGACAGCCTGGACCTGGCACGGCTGCGCCAGGCGTCCGGGTGCACAGCCGCTGAGCTCGACGCCCACGCCTTCCGCCTGGGCGCACGGCACACCTGGAGGGCCTTTCAGGTCCTCTGCGACCCGCACCACCTGGAAGTCCGCGTGGAGCACACCCGGCCGGTCCTGCGGCGCGCGGCGGGCGCCGACCGGGTGCGTGTGCACCCCGGGCCGCTGAACCGGTTCAAGCGCGTAGCGCAGGTGCTGCCTCACCTGCCCGCTGCCTTCGCGGACGCCCTGTGGGCGGTCTGGACCGTGCGGCGCGGCGGTGATCCGAGAACGCACCTGCGCCGGGCCACCCCGCCCGGCGTGCCCCGGCCGCTGGGGCCGCCTCAGCAGGACCCGGTCCTCGCTGCGCGCCGCGTCGTCACCCGGCTGCTGCACCCGCGCCAGTACCGGAACGGGGTGTGCGTTCCACTGGCGTATGCCACGTACCGGGGATTACGCCGGGCGGGGCACCCCGCCGTGTTTGTCAGCGGAGTGGCCCGCTCCCCGGGCGGTCCGGTCGGGCACGCCTGGGTGGAAGACCACCTGGGGCCCATGGATCTCTACGGGCAGCCATTTAACCGGCAGACGTTCCGGGTGCTGTTTCAATACCCGGACGCTCCGCGAGCAGCGCCATGA
- a CDS encoding PqqD family protein, translating to MWTTADDVLETDLDDELILMHAAQAEMFSLNASGRLLWRALPASTEALGALLRGTYGLSPEQAAQDVNAWLSDLGGRGLLRST from the coding sequence ATGTGGACCACGGCGGATGATGTACTGGAAACTGATCTGGACGACGAGCTGATCCTGATGCATGCTGCGCAGGCGGAGATGTTCAGTCTGAATGCCAGCGGCCGCCTGCTGTGGCGTGCCCTGCCGGCAAGCACCGAAGCTCTGGGCGCGCTGCTGCGCGGCACCTATGGGCTGAGCCCGGAGCAGGCCGCGCAGGACGTAAACGCCTGGCTGAGCGACCTCGGCGGGCGGGGGTTGCTGCGCTCCACATGA